In Pseudomonas abieticivorans, the genomic window AAACGCCGAGCAATACGGTGCCCCACAGGCAAGCCGCGCGGCGCGAGGCGTTGAACCACAGCCACAGTCCGATCACGATCGCTGCAGGGAGCATGACCGTGATGCCAGCGTATTGGGCGATTGCCAACCTGGAATCCAATGGAGCCTCGTATCAAAAGGTGGATCAGCGCGCAATCATACGCGCACGCCGGCCTTGGCGCGACAAGCCGTCGGCAGTGCCACCGGCCCCAGGCGCAATGCCGAGTAACTGACGATGTCCATCGCAATGCCTTCCTCTACCAGCAGTTCGAACAGCGCCGACTGCGCCTCGAACCGCCCCTGGCGGTCAATTTTTTGCATCTGATGCATATGTTGAAACAACACGTGAGTCACCTGCAGCGGCGTATTTGAACGCAAGCAGCGCAACCAATAAGGCATTTTTGCTGATGTTTTGCGCTGCTGGGCTTGCGCGATCGCAGCCGCCTGGGGCGCAGTACTTTTTGAGGTAATCAACATCACCTCAAAGACATCGGTCAACTTCCTCAGCACATGGCCCAGCATTAAGTTATTCAAGGCGCCCACGCAGACACTCCCGTTAAAATAATTAAGTGTATTCTCATAAAAATGCAAACACCGGGCACACACCTAATTCGTCACCTTCATAATACGACGCCTCCCTTAACGCGCGCATGACGTTTTATAACAGATACGGCAATTACTAACCGCCGCAAGCTGGACGACACTTAAAACACTGACGACTTATAACAATGATTGACAGCTCCTAACGCTTATCCCACATTAATAACAGCGGTATTAACCTCACTTTTTATTATCCTAGCGCACACCTTGCTTATTTCATTTTCGGTACAATGCATGTCAGCGTCGGACGATATCAAGAAACTCTTTTCACGGATTGGCGCAAGTTCAAGCAACTATCAGGAAATAACTCCTGTACCGCACTGCACTACTACTAAAGTAACGGATATAGAATCGGCCGCCGCGCCTCTTGCCTCGACACCCGGCAGCCCTTCTCGATTGCTGCGCGACCTGCTGACTGAACTGAGCCAACAACGCTCGACGAAAGCCGATCGCCGGTACCGCCAAACGGCTGCCACCCTCATCGCGCTGGTGTCGGCCAATGGGGGCACGGGTAAGACCACGCTGGCGGCGGGCCTGGCCAAGACCCTGCAAAACCCGGGGGCGCGCACCCTCGCCATTGACCTGGACCCGCAAGGCGCTCTGCCCAATCACCTGGGCACGCCGCCACGGGCGCCAGGGTTGGCACAGTTGCTTGCGCCCGGCGATAGTTGGAACACCTACTGTACGCCCGGCTACAGCCACAGTGAGTGCCTGGGCTACGGCATGGCCGACGAGGCGGCATATCGCACCCTCCAGCAGCAGATGCTGGAGGACCGCGATTGGTTGGGCCGGCACTTGGCGGGCATGGATTTGGGCGAACGCGACACGGTGATCCTAGACACCCCCTCGGGTGCTTCAGAGGCGACGTTACAAGCGATCCAGGTGGCCGACATGGTGCTGGTGGTGAGCCTGGCCGACGGTGCTTCCTACCTCGCGCTCGACAGCTTGCCCCAAGGGCTGGGCGCACGTGCGCCGTGCACCCGGCATGTGTTGAACCAGGTCGATGAGTCGCGCACTTTTTGCGAAGACATGGTGATGTTGTTTGAACAGCGGCTGGGCAGCGCCTTGATCGGCTCGGTGCGCCTGGACCATCAACTGCGTGAATCACTGGCTTACGGTCGCGACCCGCTGCTACGAATGCCCCAAGGCATCGGCTGCCGCGACGTCAACACCTTGGCCGGCACACTGCGTGAACTGTTGGGCGAGCGCGCCGCGCAATGATCGCCTTCCCTACCCCTCAGGCCTGCCTGGACACCTTGGCGGCGCATATCAGCGGCTGGCCCAGGCCTGCACAGTGGCTGATGCGCGCAGGCTTGACGCTGATCGTCATCGTCATCCTGATCGGTATCCTCAGCGCCCCGCTGGGCCTGCAGGCCCAGGCGGTGTTCGCCAGCTTCTGTTTTTGCCTGAGCCTTTGGGTGCGCAAATACAAGGGCCGCCTGGCCATCATCAGCCTGATCATCCTGTCGTTGATCGCCTCGTTGCGGTACCTGTACTGGCGCCTGAGCGACACCTTGAGCTTTGAGACGTGGGAAGACGCGGTGTTCGGTTACGGCCTGGTGCTGGCCGAGTTGTACGCACTGATGGTGCTGGTATTGGGTTACGTGCAAACCGCCTGGCCGTTGCAACGCAAACCGGTAATGCTGCCAGCCGACCAACAACAATGGCCCACGGTGGACGTGTTCATCCCCACGTACAACGAAGACCTGAGCATCGTCAAATTAGTGGTGCTGGCGGCGCAAGCCATCGACTGGCCAGTTGGCAAATTGCGTGTGCATGTGCTCGACGATGGCCGGCGCGACACCTTCAAGACCTTCTGCCGGCAGGTCGGGGTGAACTACATCACCCGCGACAACAACCGCCACGCCAAGGCCGGCAACCTGAACGAAGCGTTGAAAGTCACGCACAGCGAATACGTCGCCATTTTTGATGCCGACCACGTCCCCACGCGCTCGTTTCTGCAAATCACCTTAGGCTGGTTTCTCAAGGACCCCAACCTGGCGCTGCTGCAAACGCCGCATTTTTTCTACTCCCCCGACCCCTTCGAAAAGAACCTGGGCACTTTTCGTTCCGTGCCTAACGAAGGCGAGTTGTTCTACGGCCTGGTGCAAGACGGCAACGACCTGTGGAACGCCACGTTCTTTTGTGGCTCATGTGCGGTGATGCGCCGCAGCCATTTGCTGGACGTGGGCGGCATCGCTACCGAGACCGTCACTGAAGATGCCCACACCGCCCTCAAGCTCAACCGCCGCGGCTACAACACCGCGTACCTGGCTATCCCCCAGGCCGCCGGGCTTGCCACCGAAAACCTGTCGCGGCACATTGCCCAGCGCATTCGCTGGGCACGTGGAATGGCGCAAATCTTTCGCACCGACAATCCCCTGTTGGGCAAGGGCCTGAACCTGGGCCAGCGGGTTTGCTACCTGAACGCGATGATGCATTTTTTCTACAGCCTGCCACGCCTGGTGTTCCTCACCGCGCCCCTGGCCTACCTGATATTCGATGCGCAGATATTCCATGCCTCGGCACTGATGGTGACCGTGTACGTACTGCCGCATATCGCCCACTCCAACCTCACCAACTCCAGCATTCAGGGGCGCTTCCGCCACTCATTCTGGAACGAGGTGTATGAGTCGGTGCTGGCCTGGTACATCCTGCGCCCGGTGCTGCTGGCACTGGTCAAACCCTCGCTGGGCACGTTCAACGTGACCGACAAAGGCGGCATCATCAAAGAGGATTACTTCGACTGGCAACTGGCCCGCCCCTACATCATCTTGTTGACGCTGAACGTGCTGGGCCTGCTGTTCGGCGCAGTCAAGCTGCTGTGGAGCGATACGTCTGTTTCCACCACCCTGGCGATCAACCTGGTGTGGACCCTGTACAACATCATCATCGTGGCCACCGCCGTGGCCGTGGCCAAGGAAGTGTCCCAGGTACGCGCCGAACCCCGGGTTGCGGCCAACCTGCCGGTGCGCATCCTGCGCGCCGATGGCAGCCATTTCGACTGTCATACCCAGGACTTCTCCCAGCGCGGCATCGGCGTGAAGTTGCCCGCTGGCATCACCCTGGGCCTGGGCGAAAAAGTGCACGTGTGCATCTTGCGCGAGCCTCCCTCCAGCCTGTTTTGCGCCTCGGCCATTTTCCACGAGGGCGACATGGCCGGGCTGCGCCTGGACGACCTGCCCCTGACACTGCAAAGCGAGTTAGTGCG contains:
- the bcsQ gene encoding cellulose biosynthesis protein BcsQ, whose translation is MLRDLLTELSQQRSTKADRRYRQTAATLIALVSANGGTGKTTLAAGLAKTLQNPGARTLAIDLDPQGALPNHLGTPPRAPGLAQLLAPGDSWNTYCTPGYSHSECLGYGMADEAAYRTLQQQMLEDRDWLGRHLAGMDLGERDTVILDTPSGASEATLQAIQVADMVLVVSLADGASYLALDSLPQGLGARAPCTRHVLNQVDESRTFCEDMVMLFEQRLGSALIGSVRLDHQLRESLAYGRDPLLRMPQGIGCRDVNTLAGTLRELLGERAAQ
- the bcsA gene encoding UDP-forming cellulose synthase catalytic subunit: MIAFPTPQACLDTLAAHISGWPRPAQWLMRAGLTLIVIVILIGILSAPLGLQAQAVFASFCFCLSLWVRKYKGRLAIISLIILSLIASLRYLYWRLSDTLSFETWEDAVFGYGLVLAELYALMVLVLGYVQTAWPLQRKPVMLPADQQQWPTVDVFIPTYNEDLSIVKLVVLAAQAIDWPVGKLRVHVLDDGRRDTFKTFCRQVGVNYITRDNNRHAKAGNLNEALKVTHSEYVAIFDADHVPTRSFLQITLGWFLKDPNLALLQTPHFFYSPDPFEKNLGTFRSVPNEGELFYGLVQDGNDLWNATFFCGSCAVMRRSHLLDVGGIATETVTEDAHTALKLNRRGYNTAYLAIPQAAGLATENLSRHIAQRIRWARGMAQIFRTDNPLLGKGLNLGQRVCYLNAMMHFFYSLPRLVFLTAPLAYLIFDAQIFHASALMVTVYVLPHIAHSNLTNSSIQGRFRHSFWNEVYESVLAWYILRPVLLALVKPSLGTFNVTDKGGIIKEDYFDWQLARPYIILLTLNVLGLLFGAVKLLWSDTSVSTTLAINLVWTLYNIIIVATAVAVAKEVSQVRAEPRVAANLPVRILRADGSHFDCHTQDFSQRGIGVKLPAGITLGLGEKVHVCILREPPSSLFCASAIFHEGDMAGLRLDDLPLTLQSELVRLTFSRADTWASTWGNGQVDAPLRALLHVSGIGLHAIGDLFLSSLGAVHLRLRPLFTRTPSLPPTVETPQP